Part of the Deltaproteobacteria bacterium genome, TCCCAGGTGTCCAAGAAATATCCTGAGTTTGAGGCCTTATATACCACCCGGCAAAAGTCTAAGAAGCCCAAATCCAGGGACCTGATCGATTTTATTGCGGACCACTCGCCGTTTTTACAAAAGGAAGAAAACCGCTGGATGAAAACGGTCATGGAGATTGTCCGAAAGACCTCTCTCTATTTTCAACCGCAAATCAGGACCAAGATCCTCAATGAAGGCTGGGCCAGCTATTGGCATGAAAAGTTGTTTATCAACGACGACCGGATCAAGGGCAATGAGGTGGCCTTCGCCAGGGTCAATGCCAAGGTAACGGCCCTTCCGCGCATGGGACTCAATCCCTATGCCCTGGGCATGAGGCTGTTTTCCTATCTGGAAGGTTTAGCCGACCAAGGCCGGATCTCCTATGCCTTCCAACGGCTCGAAAGTATCGGGGGACGCAGTGGCTTTGACCAAAAAACCGGACAAGGGCGGGATTTCGTTTCTCAGGTTCGGGAAAACTTCAACGATTTTATGTTCGTTAATACTTTTGTGGATCAGGATTTCGTGGACACTTACAAACTTTTTGTGGCCGGAAAAAGATTGAACCCTCAAAAAGAGGTTTGGGAGTATTATATTCAGAGCCGGAAGGCTTCGGACTACAAAGCGATGCTGCTTGAATCCCTTTACCATCCACCCCATATAGTCATCGGTGAGCCGAAATCCCAAGACCGGTCCTTATATCTTGACCATCAATTTGAAGGCAAACCCCTGGTCCGCGAATTTATCGCCCACACTCTTTTAGGGATTGAGTACCTCTGGGGGGGGCCTGTGAAGCTCGAAACCTCCGAACCGATAGAAAAACCGGAGCCCCCCTTGGCCTATAGCTACAATTTGTATGACCCGGTCCCGACCGATGGTAAATCTTCGCGTCAAGACAAGGCCCAGTTCGGCCGGGTCCTTTATACCATGGAGAATCGAAAACTCTCCAGGTCCCTTCTATGAGGAAAGGCGGCCCATGGAATCCGTTGAGCAAGTAATATCCACCCTCTGTCAAAAAATCAAGGAACGGGAAAACCGCCTTCCCATGAATTACCAGGAATTCATGACGTTGGCCGGGGAACAACCGACCCTGGTCTTTCGCAATATTTTTCAGAGGCTCCAGGACATGATCAAAAGTCATTTAGGCGAAGGCGTAAATGAATATCCGGATGATCCGGAATCCATCAACTATGTCTATTATGACTGCAACAGCCTTTTTGTCGACGGGGCGGACCACCCTTTTTTCGCCGACCGTCTCTTCGCCAATCGGCTTATCAATCATATCAATGCCTTTCAACATGGAAGGCAGCAAAACCGGATCTATATTTTTGAAGGTCCTCATGGATGCGGTAAGAGCACCTTCCTGAACAACCTGCTGATGAAGTTTGAGCACTACAGCAAAACCGCCGCCGGAAGCACCTACGAAACCGTCTGGCGCCTGGACAAAAAGGAACTGGGCGTGCTTTTCGAAAATGAGGCCCATGTCCTTTTGGGCCAGTTACGGACCCTGGCTGAGCATGCCTCCCTGACCCCCCGGCCGGCCCAGCGGGATCAAATTCTGGGCCTGCCTGCCAAGGAATACCTGGAGGTCCCCTGCCCCAGTCATGACAACCCTATCCTTTTAATCCCTAAAGGGTATCGCCGGGAGGTCTTTGACCATCTCATCCAGGATGAAGGGTTCAAACAAAAGTTATTTACCGAAAAGCAGTATGAATGGGTGTTCAGAGATAATCCCTGCACGATCTGCCTGTCCCTGTATCAGACCCTTTTGGACCTTTTGGATTCTCCGGCCAAGGTCTTTGATATGGTCTTTGCCCGACGCTACGAATTTAACCGGCGTCTGGGCCAGGGGATCAGTGTCTTTAATCCCGGCGACCGGATTACCAAAGTCGCTGTCATCACTAATGAGATGCTGCAAAGTCAATTGAATGCCCTGGTCAAAGACAGCAACAGGGTTAAATATCTTTTTTCCCGATATGCCATCACCAACAATGGCATCTTCGCCCTGATGGATGTAAAAGATCACAACAAGGAACGCTTTGCCAATCTTCACGGCATCATCAGTGAAGGGGTCCATAAGGTGGAGGAAGAGATCGAAGAGAATGTCAATTCCCTGTTTCTGGCCCTGATGAATCCGGAAGATCTGGAAAATATAGGCGACACCCATTCTTTTATCGACCGTATCACCTTTATCAAGATCCCCTATGTCCTCGATTACAATACCGAGGTCAAGATCCACAGGAACGTCTTTGGTGATCAACTCGAGAGCCGTTTTCTTCCCCGGGTGCTCCAAAATTTCTCCAAGGTGGTTATATCCTCCCGGATGAAGGAAAAATCCGAGGGGTTAGAGGAGTGGATCAAAGAGCCGGATCGCTACCGGCTGTATTGTGACCGAAACCTCCAGTTGTTGAAAATGGATATCTATGCCGGCTTGATCCCCCCCTGGCTTTCTCAGGAGGACCGGAAAAGATTTACGGCCAAGCGAAGACAGTCTATCATCGGCGAGTCGGAGACCGAGGGAACCAAAGGGTTTTCAGGAAGAGACTCCATCATGATTTTAAATGAGTTTTATTCCACCTACGCCAAGAATGGCAAATTAATCACCATGGCCATGGTTTATCATTTCTTCCGCGAAAATCGCCGGGACCTGCTGGCTTCGATCCCTGAAGGATTTTTGGATTCCCTGGTAAGTTCTTATAACTATGCGGTCCTTCAGGAAGTCAAGGAATCGCTTTATTACTATAATGAAGAACGGATTTCAAGAGATATTCAGAATTACCTTTTTGCCACCAATTTTGAACCCGGCAGTGCCGAAAGATGTATCTATACCGGGGAAACCCTGGAAATCGGAGAGGAGTTTTTTGAAGGCCTTGAACGCCGCATCCTCGGTGCGGGGCTTAAAGATTCCCAAAGGCAGGCCTTCCGAAAAGAGGTCCAGAATCAATATGCCTCCAAGACCCTGACCCAGGAAATGCTCCTGGAGGGAAAGCAAATTACCGAGACTTCGGTGTATCACTCCCTGCGTGAACGGTATGTCCACAACCTGAAGGAAAAGGTGATGGACCCTTTTCTGAAAAATGAAAATTTCAGGAGGGCCATCAAGGATTTTGCCACAGATAGTTTCAGAACCTACGATAAAAGGATCCGGGAGGAGATCAACTTCCTCATGCAGAACCTCATGGGAAAATTCGGCTACTCCTCCCAGGGGGCCAAGGAGGCCTGTATCTATGTGATCGATAACGACCTGACCACCACTTTTGCCTCATCATGAAAGGGATCGGGGTTCGGGGGTCAGGGATCGGGGAAAAGTTAAACCTTTGTCCTGGAGGGCGTCACGAAACATGAAAATTTTTTCAGGTGATGGGTGATGGGCTATGGGCTATGGGCAAGGTACAGGGTTGAAGGTTTTTACACCTGTAACTTGCAACTTTCTCTTCGACTGCCCCCCGACCCCCGATCCCTGATCCCTGATCCCTAAAAGGCGGCGATACTTTCGGCCAGGGCCGGATCGCGCAAAATCTTCTTGGCGAATTTTATGTATTTGGCTACAATGGCTCGGACGGCTAATTGCAGGGCATAGGGGCGAATGGGTTTTTCAATGAGATAAGTAATGTCCGAGGCGATGCACATATTGACCACGTCATCACTGGCATTTCCGGTGACAATGATCGTATCCTGGTAGGCCAGGGGGAACTTGTCGATGACGGCCTCCAGAAAACCGAATCCGGTTTCCTCACCCATGAAGACGTCTAAAACGAAGATGGCTACGGAATTTTTCTGGCTTCGGCAAAAGGCGACGGCTTCTCCGGACTGGGTAAAGGTGAGCACCTGTCCCCAGGTATAAAATCTGGTGATGATCTTGGCCACGACCTCGCAAACGGCCGGATCGTCATCGACGATAA contains:
- a CDS encoding SpoVR family protein produces the protein MELINQHTKRIMEGCKDRAKEAGLQFQDETLEYIVTNKDLLELMPKNMIPTLYDYWVHEVEVLKEKGKYELYPYNPYETVINTRPAMSFYNDNNPDWLNVMIFYHVLAHIDFFQNNLFFKHTWQEDFAGQALSDKRSIALLRSEKGRFVDYVIEFTRGIDNLVGFYNELSDLNRPAGNKSAGKLDFYFDLFLQTIVRVPFHEYLKEVDRYNETTGRFGSMAESIFFSQVSKKYPEFEALYTTRQKSKKPKSRDLIDFIADHSPFLQKEENRWMKTVMEIVRKTSLYFQPQIRTKILNEGWASYWHEKLFINDDRIKGNEVAFARVNAKVTALPRMGLNPYALGMRLFSYLEGLADQGRISYAFQRLESIGGRSGFDQKTGQGRDFVSQVRENFNDFMFVNTFVDQDFVDTYKLFVAGKRLNPQKEVWEYYIQSRKASDYKAMLLESLYHPPHIVIGEPKSQDRSLYLDHQFEGKPLVREFIAHTLLGIEYLWGGPVKLETSEPIEKPEPPLAYSYNLYDPVPTDGKSSRQDKAQFGRVLYTMENRKLSRSLL
- a CDS encoding serine protein kinase PrkA — translated: MESVEQVISTLCQKIKERENRLPMNYQEFMTLAGEQPTLVFRNIFQRLQDMIKSHLGEGVNEYPDDPESINYVYYDCNSLFVDGADHPFFADRLFANRLINHINAFQHGRQQNRIYIFEGPHGCGKSTFLNNLLMKFEHYSKTAAGSTYETVWRLDKKELGVLFENEAHVLLGQLRTLAEHASLTPRPAQRDQILGLPAKEYLEVPCPSHDNPILLIPKGYRREVFDHLIQDEGFKQKLFTEKQYEWVFRDNPCTICLSLYQTLLDLLDSPAKVFDMVFARRYEFNRRLGQGISVFNPGDRITKVAVITNEMLQSQLNALVKDSNRVKYLFSRYAITNNGIFALMDVKDHNKERFANLHGIISEGVHKVEEEIEENVNSLFLALMNPEDLENIGDTHSFIDRITFIKIPYVLDYNTEVKIHRNVFGDQLESRFLPRVLQNFSKVVISSRMKEKSEGLEEWIKEPDRYRLYCDRNLQLLKMDIYAGLIPPWLSQEDRKRFTAKRRQSIIGESETEGTKGFSGRDSIMILNEFYSTYAKNGKLITMAMVYHFFRENRRDLLASIPEGFLDSLVSSYNYAVLQEVKESLYYYNEERISRDIQNYLFATNFEPGSAERCIYTGETLEIGEEFFEGLERRILGAGLKDSQRQAFRKEVQNQYASKTLTQEMLLEGKQITETSVYHSLRERYVHNLKEKVMDPFLKNENFRRAIKDFATDSFRTYDKRIREEINFLMQNLMGKFGYSSQGAKEACIYVIDNDLTTTFASS
- a CDS encoding response regulator is translated as MSDSLDVIIVDDDPAVCEVVAKIITRFYTWGQVLTFTQSGEAVAFCRSQKNSVAIFVLDVFMGEETGFGFLEAVIDKFPLAYQDTIIVTGNASDDVVNMCIASDITYLIEKPIRPYALQLAVRAIVAKYIKFAKKILRDPALAESIAAF